The nucleotide sequence CACCACTGGTCACTTCACTTACGAAAATGGTGTCGATGCCATCAATAAATTGTGTAAAGAAAGCCAGCAAGTCACGGGCTTGATTGGCGGAAGTGATATGGTCGCCATTGGAATGATCAATCGGGCGAAGGACCTAGGATTAGCAGTTCCGGCTGATTTATCGGTAATGAGTTTGGATGGGACCGAGCTAACTAAGCTGTACCGTCCCATCATCACTTCGGCTATCCAACCATTTGAAGAAATTGGCAAAAAAGGAATGGAGCATTTATTGGAAAACAACGAAGACTCTAAACACTCCCAATTGCTATCATTTAAAATTGAAGATGGCGAAAGTACAAGAAAGCTATAAAAAAGAGGATTGCTGGGAGCAATCCTCTTTTTTTAAATCTTCAATCTCTTCATCATTCTTCTCAACACCCCAATTGAAAATTGGCCTGGTGCTGATTCTTGCCCAACCGTCGCAAAGGTAATCGCAGAGCCAAACAACTCTCCACTTACCCGAGTGATTTTACCCAAGTTACCCATAGACATCGTAACGATAGGTTCATCAAACCGCTTATCGGCTTGATTAGTCACATCCAGTAAGGTTAAAACATCCTCGACACTTTGAGGCATTACCGCGATTTTTAAAATGTCAGCATGCTTATCACTCATCTGCGAAAATCTTCGCATTAATTTTTGTTTATCAGGTGTTCGCTGAAATTCATGGTTGCTCATTACAACAACAATCCCATTCTGGTGGGCATCTTCAACCAATTTATCCACTCGCTTTGAATCACGCAACAACTCAACATCAATTGCATCAACGTATCTGTCAGTCACCATCACGTTTCCCAGTTCAAAATATTTATCTTCATTAAAGGGCTGGTTTCCACCTTCTGCTGCGGTTCTAAACGTCGCCAAAATTGGAATCTCATCTAATATTTGCCGAAGCTGGGCACTAACGTCTGATACCAATGAAAAGTCATCGACATCATTAAACAAATCAAGACGCCACTCCACAATGTCAGGAAGGTATCCCCTGATTACCTCAGCTTGCTCGAGGATACTCGGGACCGTTTTGGCCGTGATTGGTACGGCAATCTTTGGCAACCCGGATCCCACATTTACATTTCTCAACTTCACTGGATTCATCTTCCCACCTCTTCATGTATTTATTTTTACTATACAATAACTAGGCACTCAAACATACTTTGCGACACTGAAAAAGCCGTGATAATTTCAAATTGAGATTATCACGGCCATTTTTCTGTTATTCAGATAGTGTCATCTTTGTGGGGAAAGCATCTTCGTATGCTTTCTGTCTCACTCCCTATTAAACGGGTTATCTTTCAACACACGAATATAAAACTCAATATCCTTAAATGCATCTTGGAAACGTGCCGCAAAGTGGTCACTGTTTTCAACACTCATATCCAACTTGCCATCATCAACAAAGTTAGGATCAGCATTCCAAATTAAAACTGGTTCTGGTAGAACCATCATCTTAAGCATTTGAAGAATTTCCACAATTGACTCAGCAGCAAGCATTCCCCCATCACTAAAGTGTGAGTAGCTAATGATTTGTACTGGCTTGTGATCAACTTCTGGGCCAATGTAATCCAAAGCATTTTTGAATGCACCAGTAATCGCATGATCGTATTCTGGAGTCATCATGATGTAACCATCTTGTTCAGCAATCACTGACAACCATTTTGATTCTGCATCATTCAAACCTTGAATTCGCTCAGACAACGGAGTTTCTTCATGGTCATAAAGTGGCAATGGGTAGTCCTTAAGACTGATCCATGTGTACTCAACTTCCTCAGTCGACTTGAAAGTGTTCTTCAAGTAATCCATGATTTTTGAACCAAGTGAGTTGGATCTGGTACTTCCTAAAATTATTCCAATTTTGTATGACATTATATATACACCTCGAATTTTTCATATAAAGTATTGCACAAAAAAAGGATTAGGACAATGCCTAATCCAAAAATACTTATAAAAAATTAGTAGAAGCTTGGCTTATCGCCATCTGTACCAGGTTGATTTACTCCCAAGGAACGCCGAATTTCTTTTGTTGGATCTTCAATCAGTTTAACAACAACGTCAGCAATGCTCTTTCTAGAAACTTCGGTACCTTTAAATGGCTCACCCTTTTGCGTAATCTCATAATCAACAATGTCTTTATTGGATAACCAGGCTGGGCGAATTAAGGTGTAGTCTAAGTCAGACGCTTCGATCACCTTTGCTGCTGCGGAGTACGTTTCTAGGTAACCGCCATCAAGCATTTGATGGTTCCACTCGCCATATTTCCCCGGAACCTCGTCATAAATTCCAAGGGTTGAAATCCAGACGAGACGTTTTACACCAGCAGCATCCATCGCTGCTACCACAGTTTTTGCTTGACTCTCAATATTACTACCAGATAGGTTTGCGTAGACAACATCCACACCACTCAAAGCACTCTTTAGGGTCTCTGCGTCAGTCACGTCACCCTCAATTACGGTCTGACGTTTACTGTCAGCAACTTGGAGTCGGCTTGCGTTTCTCAAGAATAATTTCATGTGAGCATCTGTTTCAGAAAGTAACTGTTCTTCAGCTAAATGAGCAATCTTTCCGTTTGCCCCTAAAATCAGTACATTTGTCATAATGCTATCCCCTTTCGATTACAATTACATATTAGATTCTTTTTGGCAGTCAGATAACGGACAATATGGAGAGTTTGTCCGTAAATTATGGGGTTGAACCGCAGTGCTCATGGTTTTATCATAGGGGGTGCACCATAAATCTGAACAGAATTAAAGGAGAGTTTTATTATGAGCAAAATTGCTGTTCTTGTGACCGACTTTGTAGAAGATATTGAATATACTTCACCAGTGGAAGCATTGGAAAAAGCCGGTAACGACATTACTGTTATTGAATTTGAAGCAGGTAAAACTGTTGAAGGTAAGCACGGCACCAAAATCAAGGTCGACAAAGCTATCTCAGATGTTAAGCCAGAAGATTTTGATGGCCTGTTAATTCCTGGTGGCTTCTCTCCTGACCAACTTCGTGATGACGAAAAGATGGTAGACTTTGTTAAATCATTCTTGTTAGCAAGCAAACCAACCTTTGCAATCTGCCACGGCCCACAATTGTTTATCCAAACTGGATTAACTAAAGGTCGCAAGATGACTGCGTACAACACCGTTCGCCCCGATCTTTACTACGCAGGTGCAGAAGTTGAGGATAAGGCAGTCGTTGTTGATAACAACTTAGTTACTAGCCGAACTCCAGATGACCTCGACCAATTTAACGCCGCAATCGTCGACACACTGAAGTAATTTGATTACAATTGACGTAAATAGATCCGAAAGAAGTGACATTTATGTCAACCAAAAACAAAATTGCTGCAGCTACTAAACAATTGGTACTATCACAGCCCTTTAACCAAATATCGGTAACCAACATAATGCAAACTGCAAACTTGAGGCGGCAAACATTTTACGATTTCTTCCACGACAAGTATGATGTTCTGGAATGGGTATACCAGTCTGAAGTTCAGGAAGCAGTATCCAAATGTACCGAGTTTAAAACTTGGCCGGAGACTGTCGTTAAAATGTTAACTTACTTCAATGACAACCGTGAGTTTTACCAACGAGTAATTAAAATTGATGATCAAAATTCACCAGAGCAGATTATTAAGGAGCACATTGAAAGTATGGTTGGCGCAATCTTCAAGGA is from Lentilactobacillus curieae and encodes:
- a CDS encoding SDR family oxidoreductase, producing the protein MTNVLILGANGKIAHLAEEQLLSETDAHMKLFLRNASRLQVADSKRQTVIEGDVTDAETLKSALSGVDVVYANLSGSNIESQAKTVVAAMDAAGVKRLVWISTLGIYDEVPGKYGEWNHQMLDGGYLETYSAAAKVIEASDLDYTLIRPAWLSNKDIVDYEITQKGEPFKGTEVSRKSIADVVVKLIEDPTKEIRRSLGVNQPGTDGDKPSFY
- a CDS encoding NADPH-dependent FMN reductase, producing MSYKIGIILGSTRSNSLGSKIMDYLKNTFKSTEEVEYTWISLKDYPLPLYDHEETPLSERIQGLNDAESKWLSVIAEQDGYIMMTPEYDHAITGAFKNALDYIGPEVDHKPVQIISYSHFSDGGMLAAESIVEILQMLKMMVLPEPVLIWNADPNFVDDGKLDMSVENSDHFAARFQDAFKDIEFYIRVLKDNPFNRE
- the aroD gene encoding type I 3-dehydroquinate dehydratase, translating into MNPVKLRNVNVGSGLPKIAVPITAKTVPSILEQAEVIRGYLPDIVEWRLDLFNDVDDFSLVSDVSAQLRQILDEIPILATFRTAAEGGNQPFNEDKYFELGNVMVTDRYVDAIDVELLRDSKRVDKLVEDAHQNGIVVVMSNHEFQRTPDKQKLMRRFSQMSDKHADILKIAVMPQSVEDVLTLLDVTNQADKRFDEPIVTMSMGNLGKITRVSGELFGSAITFATVGQESAPGQFSIGVLRRMMKRLKI
- the dhaS gene encoding dihydroxyacetone kinase transcriptional activator DhaS, giving the protein MSTKNKIAAATKQLVLSQPFNQISVTNIMQTANLRRQTFYDFFHDKYDVLEWVYQSEVQEAVSKCTEFKTWPETVVKMLTYFNDNREFYQRVIKIDDQNSPEQIIKEHIESMVGAIFKDMANQKHILVNTDYCVFVQEMLSASLVYRLKTFLDSRETNISAEARKMQYYLEDGMNGLLMRIGDKVTTN
- a CDS encoding type 1 glutamine amidotransferase domain-containing protein, translated to MSKIAVLVTDFVEDIEYTSPVEALEKAGNDITVIEFEAGKTVEGKHGTKIKVDKAISDVKPEDFDGLLIPGGFSPDQLRDDEKMVDFVKSFLLASKPTFAICHGPQLFIQTGLTKGRKMTAYNTVRPDLYYAGAEVEDKAVVVDNNLVTSRTPDDLDQFNAAIVDTLK